Proteins encoded by one window of Moorella humiferrea:
- the folD gene encoding bifunctional methylenetetrahydrofolate dehydrogenase/methenyltetrahydrofolate cyclohydrolase FolD codes for MAAQILDGKQIAAAVREEVKAEVAGLKERGITPGLAVVLVGDDPASQVYVRNKHKACEEVGIYSEVHRLPAETTQEELLDLIKQLNNDRRIHGILVQLPLPEHINEKTVIDTIALEKDVDGFSPANVGNLVIGDRCFYPCTPHGCMVLLDKTGIDIKGKKAVVVGRSNIVGKPMAMMLLARHATVTICHSRTKNLAEECRQADILVAAVGKPEMITGDMIKEGAVVIDVGINRVGEKKLVGDVHFESAAQKASWITPVPGGVGPMTIAMLLKNTVEAARR; via the coding sequence ATGGCGGCCCAGATCTTAGACGGCAAACAGATTGCCGCGGCAGTGCGGGAAGAAGTCAAAGCGGAGGTGGCCGGTTTAAAAGAACGGGGCATTACTCCCGGCCTGGCCGTCGTCCTGGTCGGCGACGATCCGGCTTCCCAGGTGTATGTGCGCAATAAACACAAGGCCTGCGAGGAAGTGGGCATTTACTCGGAAGTCCACCGTCTGCCGGCGGAAACCACCCAGGAAGAACTTCTGGACCTCATCAAACAGCTCAACAATGACCGCCGCATTCATGGCATTCTGGTTCAGCTCCCTCTACCCGAACACATCAACGAAAAAACCGTCATCGACACCATCGCCCTGGAAAAGGACGTCGACGGTTTCAGCCCAGCCAATGTGGGCAATCTGGTAATAGGAGACAGGTGTTTTTATCCCTGTACGCCCCACGGCTGCATGGTGCTCCTGGACAAGACGGGCATAGATATTAAAGGCAAAAAGGCGGTGGTTGTCGGTCGCAGCAATATCGTGGGCAAACCCATGGCCATGATGCTTCTGGCCCGCCACGCCACGGTGACCATTTGCCATTCACGAACTAAAAATTTGGCCGAGGAGTGCCGCCAGGCTGACATACTGGTGGCGGCCGTGGGCAAGCCGGAGATGATCACCGGCGACATGATTAAGGAAGGCGCGGTAGTGATCGATGTGGGTATAAACCGGGTAGGCGAGAAAAAACTGGTAGGGGACGTCCACTTTGAAAGCGCCGCCCAGAAGGCCTCCTGGATTACCCCGGTGCCCGGCGGTGTCGGTCCCATGACCATTGCCATGCTGCTGAAAAATACAGTCGAGGCGGCCCGGCGCTAG
- the gltA gene encoding NADPH-dependent glutamate synthase yields the protein MPSQDPKERIRNFNEVALGYTEEMALAEAERCLQCKKAPCRQGCPVEVDIPAFISLIKERDFDGAIAKIKEKNNLPAICGRVCPQENQCEKYCTVGKKHESVAIGRLERFVADYQMAKGDASAVIKAPASGFKVAVIGSGPAGLTAAADLARMGHQVTIFEALHVPGGVLMYGIPEFRLPKRIVQQEIDYIRRLGVEIRTNAVVGKVTTVDELLSSGYDAVFIGTGAGLPYFMGIPGENLLGVYSANEFLTRTNLMKAYLFPQYATPIKVGRRVAVIGAGNVAMDAARTALRLGAEESYIVYRRSAAEMPARKEEIEHAEEEGVQFRLLTSPVKIYGDEEGNVRGMICQRFELGEPDASGRRRPVPIPGSEYEMEVDTIVMAIGQGPNPLVLQTTPGLELTRKGTIAADEATGATSRKGVFAGGDIVTGAATVILAMGAGKAAARAIDRYLREK from the coding sequence ATGCCGTCCCAGGATCCTAAGGAGCGGATTCGTAATTTCAACGAAGTCGCCCTGGGTTACACCGAGGAGATGGCCCTGGCCGAAGCCGAACGCTGCCTCCAGTGCAAAAAGGCCCCCTGCCGCCAGGGCTGTCCCGTGGAAGTGGATATTCCGGCCTTTATCAGTCTCATCAAAGAAAGGGATTTTGACGGGGCCATTGCCAAAATAAAAGAGAAAAACAACCTGCCGGCCATCTGCGGGCGGGTTTGCCCCCAGGAAAACCAGTGCGAAAAGTACTGTACCGTGGGCAAAAAGCATGAATCGGTTGCCATCGGCCGTCTGGAACGCTTTGTCGCCGATTACCAGATGGCCAAGGGTGATGCGTCGGCGGTGATCAAGGCGCCGGCCAGCGGTTTTAAAGTGGCGGTGATAGGTTCCGGTCCCGCCGGCTTGACGGCTGCTGCCGATCTGGCCCGCATGGGCCACCAGGTTACGATTTTTGAAGCCCTGCACGTTCCCGGCGGGGTGCTGATGTACGGCATACCTGAGTTCCGGTTGCCTAAAAGAATAGTCCAGCAGGAAATCGATTATATCCGCCGTTTGGGGGTCGAGATCCGTACCAACGCCGTGGTGGGCAAAGTCACCACCGTGGACGAGCTCCTAAGTAGCGGTTATGATGCCGTCTTTATAGGCACGGGAGCCGGGCTGCCCTATTTCATGGGTATTCCCGGGGAAAACTTGCTGGGGGTATATTCGGCCAACGAGTTTCTTACCCGGACCAATCTTATGAAGGCCTATCTGTTCCCCCAATATGCCACCCCCATTAAGGTAGGCAGACGGGTGGCGGTCATCGGCGCCGGTAACGTGGCCATGGATGCGGCCCGCACCGCCCTGCGCCTGGGAGCCGAAGAATCATATATTGTTTACCGGCGTTCGGCCGCCGAAATGCCGGCCCGGAAAGAAGAAATAGAACACGCCGAAGAGGAAGGGGTGCAGTTCCGCCTTCTCACCAGTCCGGTGAAAATCTACGGCGACGAAGAAGGTAATGTCAGGGGCATGATCTGCCAGCGCTTTGAGCTGGGTGAACCGGACGCTTCGGGACGCCGCCGTCCCGTGCCCATTCCTGGTTCTGAGTACGAGATGGAAGTAGATACGATAGTCATGGCCATCGGGCAGGGCCCCAATCCCCTGGTTTTACAAACGACGCCGGGCCTGGAACTTACCCGTAAAGGCACTATAGCTGCCGACGAAGCCACAGGAGCCACCTCCAGGAAAGGCGTTTTTGCCGGCGGCGACATCGTCACCGGAGCGGCTACCGTAATCCTGGCCATGGGGGCGGGCAAAGCTGCCGCCAGGGCCATTGACAGGTATTTAAGGGAGAAATAA
- a CDS encoding sulfide/dihydroorotate dehydrogenase-like FAD/NAD-binding protein: MYRIVRKEVMSPVIKLMEIEAPEVAAKARAGQFIILRIDEEGERIPLTIADFDRSRGTITTIFQEVGYTTRRLGALEEGDTLTDFVGPLGQPSEIENYGRVVCVGGGVGVAPIFPIARALKEAGNEVISIIGARTKELLFWEEKMRAVSSELLVATDDGSYGHKGFVTDLLKQVLEERGKIARVWGIGPVVMMRAVAETTRPFNVPTIVSMNPIMVDGTGMCGACRVSVGGETKFACVDGPEFDGHQVDWQLALRRLNMYREEEKRIIEFHEGGGCKCH; the protein is encoded by the coding sequence GTGTATCGCATTGTACGCAAAGAAGTCATGTCACCGGTTATTAAATTAATGGAAATAGAAGCCCCGGAGGTTGCCGCCAAAGCCCGGGCGGGGCAGTTCATCATCCTGCGGATAGACGAAGAGGGAGAACGTATACCCCTTACCATAGCCGATTTCGACCGCAGCCGGGGAACGATAACTACTATTTTCCAGGAGGTGGGGTATACCACCCGCCGTCTGGGGGCCTTGGAAGAGGGCGATACCCTGACCGACTTTGTAGGCCCCTTGGGACAGCCTTCGGAGATCGAGAATTACGGCCGGGTAGTTTGTGTGGGCGGCGGCGTCGGCGTAGCCCCGATTTTTCCCATAGCCCGCGCCTTGAAAGAAGCCGGCAATGAAGTGATTTCCATTATAGGGGCGCGGACAAAGGAACTCCTTTTCTGGGAAGAAAAAATGCGTGCTGTTTCCAGCGAGCTGCTGGTGGCCACCGATGACGGCAGCTACGGGCATAAGGGTTTTGTAACGGACCTTTTAAAACAAGTACTGGAAGAAAGGGGCAAAATCGCCCGGGTCTGGGGCATCGGCCCGGTGGTTATGATGCGGGCCGTGGCGGAGACGACCAGACCTTTTAACGTGCCGACCATTGTCAGCATGAACCCCATTATGGTGGACGGCACCGGCATGTGCGGCGCCTGCCGGGTCAGTGTCGGCGGGGAAACGAAGTTTGCCTGTGTGGACGGGCCTGAATTCGACGGCCATCAGGTGGACTGGCAACTGGCCCTGCGGCGCTTGAACATGTACCGGGAAGAAGAAAAGAGAATCATTGAATTCCATGAGGGGGGTGGCTGCAAGTGCCATTAA
- a CDS encoding MFS transporter: MKKRILYLLSLGHLVTDVNQGLLPIFLAAYKEQFGLTYVVASIIPALSNISSSVIQPVFGYLSDKYQLRWLLPAGCLLAGLGMGAFGLIPNYYILIALVFISGLGVAAYHPEASKSAHYVSGPMQASSMAIFSVGGNLGFGLGPIFASFILNHGGLRSSWLVVLPTLITVALLIQTMPVIGRAADSGRRVAASAAEPAVDGRTSATAVILLVLIVILRSWLHTALTYYIPFYYQQYLHGDATMGSTMLSIFLIAGAVGTLVGGRIADNWGAKRTILASMLILIPLVLAFPYVKGAWVAVLLALSGFCVISTFAPAVVMAQSLMPKHVGMASGLMMGFAIGTGGLGLLLLGGIADAYGVLTVIRLLAVLPALAVLLALPLPDFRRQSTPAR, from the coding sequence GTGAAAAAACGTATTTTATACCTTTTAAGTCTCGGTCACCTGGTAACCGACGTCAATCAGGGGCTTTTACCCATCTTCCTGGCGGCATATAAAGAACAGTTCGGCCTGACCTATGTAGTGGCGAGCATTATTCCCGCCCTGTCCAACATCAGTTCCTCCGTCATCCAGCCCGTCTTCGGTTACCTGTCGGATAAATACCAGCTGCGCTGGCTTTTACCCGCAGGCTGCCTCCTGGCCGGCCTGGGCATGGGTGCCTTCGGCTTAATACCCAACTACTATATCCTTATAGCCCTTGTTTTCATCAGCGGTCTGGGGGTGGCCGCCTACCACCCGGAAGCCTCCAAATCGGCCCATTATGTCAGCGGTCCCATGCAGGCCAGCTCCATGGCCATTTTTTCCGTAGGAGGCAACCTGGGCTTCGGACTGGGCCCGATCTTTGCTTCTTTTATACTTAACCACGGCGGTTTAAGGTCTTCCTGGCTGGTAGTGCTGCCGACGCTTATCACTGTAGCCCTGCTCATCCAGACCATGCCTGTCATCGGCCGCGCCGCCGACTCCGGCAGGCGGGTGGCGGCGTCCGCAGCAGAACCGGCAGTAGACGGCCGTACCTCAGCTACGGCCGTAATCCTTTTGGTGCTCATAGTAATCTTGCGTTCCTGGCTGCATACCGCCCTCACTTACTATATACCCTTTTATTACCAGCAGTATCTTCACGGCGATGCAACCATGGGCAGCACCATGCTTTCCATATTTCTAATCGCCGGCGCCGTCGGCACATTGGTGGGCGGGCGCATCGCCGATAATTGGGGAGCCAAAAGAACGATCCTGGCTTCCATGTTAATTTTAATTCCCCTGGTCCTGGCCTTCCCATATGTTAAGGGGGCATGGGTGGCCGTGTTGCTGGCCTTGAGCGGCTTCTGCGTAATATCCACCTTTGCTCCGGCCGTCGTCATGGCCCAGTCTTTGATGCCCAAACATGTAGGGATGGCTTCCGGCCTGATGATGGGCTTTGCCATCGGTACCGGCGGTCTGGGTCTCCTTCTCTTGGGCGGTATAGCCGATGCTTACGGCGTCCTTACTGTTATCCGCCTTTTGGCCGTATTGCCGGCCCTGGCCGTCCTTCTGGCCCTGCCCCTGCCCGATTTCCGCCGCCAGTCGACACCGGCACGCTAA
- a CDS encoding O-sialoglycoprotein endopeptidase, with translation MAVLGIDTSAYTCSVAIVKASGNVIHANRRLLPVPEGEKGLQQGTAVFHHVQILPELLVEAFNSVPPAQIKALAAATRPRPVAGSYMPVFTVASGQGRILAAALKVPYLETTHQEGHIAAGLWSAGWEPEGPFLAVHLSGGTSEVLKVMRRKGGFHIDKLGGTLDLHAGQLVDRVGVLMGFPFPAGPHLERMAREAEGAGVKKLSLTSAVRGYNFSFSGPATQAERLLAAGADKSALARAVEQCIANTLERVLRTAVFDTGIKDILIVGGVAANSYIRSRLRYRLEHRAVGARLYFASPEHSSDNAIGVALLGRDLL, from the coding sequence ATGGCTGTACTCGGTATCGATACCAGCGCTTATACCTGTTCTGTTGCCATAGTAAAGGCCTCGGGAAATGTAATTCACGCCAACCGCCGCCTGCTGCCGGTGCCTGAAGGGGAAAAGGGACTGCAGCAGGGAACGGCGGTTTTTCATCATGTTCAGATTTTACCGGAACTGCTTGTAGAAGCCTTTAACTCGGTACCGCCCGCCCAAATAAAAGCCCTGGCGGCAGCCACCAGACCCCGTCCGGTGGCGGGCTCCTATATGCCGGTTTTTACCGTAGCCTCCGGACAGGGAAGGATATTGGCGGCCGCCCTTAAGGTTCCCTATTTAGAGACGACCCATCAGGAGGGGCATATAGCAGCCGGACTGTGGTCGGCAGGATGGGAGCCTGAAGGACCTTTTTTGGCCGTACACCTTTCCGGCGGTACCTCGGAGGTGCTAAAGGTGATGCGAAGGAAGGGCGGTTTTCACATCGACAAGCTGGGCGGTACTTTGGACCTCCATGCCGGGCAACTTGTAGACCGGGTGGGGGTCCTCATGGGTTTTCCATTTCCGGCGGGGCCCCATTTGGAGAGAATGGCGAGGGAGGCCGAGGGGGCCGGAGTGAAAAAACTGTCATTGACCTCGGCGGTAAGGGGCTACAATTTCAGTTTTTCCGGCCCGGCAACCCAGGCGGAACGATTATTGGCGGCGGGGGCGGATAAATCCGCCCTCGCCAGGGCGGTGGAACAGTGCATAGCCAATACCCTGGAACGCGTCCTTCGAACCGCCGTGTTTGATACCGGAATCAAAGACATTCTCATCGTCGGCGGTGTAGCGGCAAATTCGTATATACGCAGTCGGCTGCGCTACCGTTTGGAACACCGGGCCGTAGGGGCCCGCCTCTATTTTGCTTCTCCTGAACACAGTTCCGACAATGCCATTGGGGTGGCCCTGCTAGGACGAGATTTACTTTAG
- the nusB gene encoding transcription antitermination factor NusB, whose translation MQRREARTKALQALFAVDVGRMMPEQALEEVLAEGELAPGAEDFARDLVFGTIKAREEVDAIISKYAIGWRLERLAAVDRNILRMALYEMKHHPETPVSVIINEAIELAKTFNNEEAGKFVNGLLDSARKELGR comes from the coding sequence TTGCAGAGAAGGGAAGCCAGGACGAAGGCCCTGCAGGCGCTTTTTGCCGTTGATGTGGGGCGTATGATGCCGGAGCAGGCATTGGAGGAAGTCTTGGCCGAAGGGGAGCTTGCCCCGGGTGCAGAGGACTTTGCCCGGGACTTGGTTTTCGGGACGATTAAGGCACGCGAAGAGGTTGATGCCATCATCAGCAAATACGCCATAGGCTGGCGCCTGGAACGTCTGGCGGCCGTTGACCGTAACATCTTGAGGATGGCGCTGTATGAAATGAAACACCATCCGGAAACGCCGGTCAGCGTAATTATCAATGAGGCCATTGAACTGGCTAAGACCTTCAATAACGAAGAAGCAGGCAAGTTCGTGAACGGCCTGCTGGACAGCGCCCGCAAGGAGCTGGGAAGGTAA
- a CDS encoding DUF2273 domain-containing protein, with translation MEDIIALLGYLWREHRGKLMGISLGLIFGILTAVWGFGKALFIGLCVAGGYFIGRHLDQGRGWEDLWKKLFGRW, from the coding sequence GTGGAAGACATTATCGCCCTTTTGGGGTATCTCTGGCGGGAACACCGGGGAAAACTAATGGGCATCTCATTAGGCCTGATTTTTGGCATTTTGACGGCCGTATGGGGTTTTGGGAAGGCCCTTTTTATCGGCCTCTGTGTGGCTGGAGGATATTTTATAGGTCGCCACCTTGATCAGGGGCGCGGTTGGGAAGATCTGTGGAAAAAGCTTTTCGGTCGTTGGTAA
- the amaP gene encoding alkaline shock response membrane anchor protein AmaP produces the protein MSLLDRAILALFALLVALLSLAFLAVIAGWTVPLDLFELSLVRSDYRLLAGAGAAVLLLLALRFLLAGMRPTAAREEQAIIKAADLGAATISLAALENLVVRAARQVKGVREVKPHLKILPEGLAVKLNITVSPDRNIPELTTALQRQVYDYIVSTAGLEVPEVQVRVTGIYQEGPRRVE, from the coding sequence TTGTCATTGCTCGACCGGGCCATCCTGGCCCTCTTTGCTTTACTGGTGGCGCTCTTATCCCTGGCCTTTCTGGCGGTCATTGCCGGGTGGACGGTACCGTTGGACCTGTTTGAATTGAGCCTGGTCCGCAGTGACTACCGGTTGCTGGCCGGAGCAGGCGCCGCGGTTTTATTGTTGCTGGCTTTACGCTTTTTGTTGGCAGGCATGCGCCCAACGGCCGCAAGGGAGGAACAGGCAATCATCAAGGCGGCCGATTTGGGAGCGGCCACCATTTCCCTGGCCGCCCTGGAAAACTTGGTGGTGCGGGCGGCCCGTCAGGTCAAGGGTGTGCGGGAAGTGAAGCCGCATCTTAAAATCCTACCGGAAGGATTGGCGGTGAAGCTGAATATTACCGTGTCGCCCGACCGTAATATCCCGGAACTAACGACGGCGCTGCAGCGGCAGGTCTATGATTATATCGTGTCTACGGCGGGTTTGGAAGTCCCGGAAGTCCAGGTGCGGGTCACCGGCATTTACCAGGAAGGCCCGCGCCGGGTCGAATAG
- a CDS encoding Asp23/Gls24 family envelope stress response protein, with product MENNLEQQAHTELGTIRITNEVVAIIAGLAATEIEGVAGMSGGIAGGIAELLGRKNLSKGVKVEVGEKEAAVDLYLVVNFGVRIPDVAIRVQENVKKAIESMTGLRVVEVNVHVQGVVFPQEEKEEETSRVR from the coding sequence GTGGAAAATAATTTGGAGCAACAAGCGCATACCGAACTAGGTACTATAAGAATTACCAACGAAGTTGTAGCCATTATTGCCGGGCTGGCCGCCACGGAGATTGAGGGCGTGGCCGGTATGAGCGGCGGCATTGCCGGTGGCATTGCCGAGCTTTTGGGACGGAAAAACTTGAGCAAAGGCGTAAAGGTGGAAGTAGGGGAAAAGGAAGCGGCCGTAGACCTGTACCTGGTCGTTAATTTCGGCGTGAGGATTCCCGACGTCGCCATCCGGGTGCAGGAAAACGTCAAAAAAGCGATAGAATCCATGACCGGCCTGCGGGTGGTGGAAGTCAACGTCCATGTCCAGGGTGTCGTTTTCCCCCAGGAAGAGAAGGAAGAAGAAACCAGCCGCGTGAGGTAG
- the accC gene encoding acetyl-CoA carboxylase biotin carboxylase subunit produces the protein MFRRVLVANRGEIAVRIIRACREMDIETVAVYSEADRGALHTRLADKAVCIGPAPANRSYLHIPSIIAAAQMSGADAIHPGYGFLAENPYFAEMCATAGITFIGPSPRAMQLMGAKATARATMMAAGVPVVPGSEGVVKDLDAALAIAKEIGYPVLIKASAGGGGRGMRVAQGPKELRQALQTAQREAEAAFGDSEVYLEKYIEEPRHIEFQILGDTEGNLIHLGERDCSLQRRNQKILEEAPSVALTPELRREMGEVALKAARAVDYYSTGTVEFLLDKYGRYYFIEMNTRIQVEHPVTEAVTGIDLVQEQIKIAAGESLKIRQEDVEIRGHAIECRINAEDPEHNFRPAPGRIERYHVPGGFGIRVDSAVYSGYIIPPFYDSLIAKVIAWAPDRDKAISRMAGALKEMIIEGIPTTIPFHQQILENAFFRRGEIYTNFIQRRLLAG, from the coding sequence ATGTTCAGGCGTGTGCTTGTTGCCAATCGCGGTGAGATTGCGGTGCGGATTATCCGCGCCTGTCGAGAAATGGACATTGAGACGGTGGCCGTTTACTCGGAAGCCGATCGGGGAGCTCTTCACACCAGGCTTGCCGATAAAGCTGTGTGCATCGGACCGGCCCCGGCCAACCGCAGCTACCTGCATATTCCCAGCATTATTGCCGCCGCCCAGATGAGCGGTGCCGACGCTATCCATCCCGGGTACGGCTTTCTTGCCGAGAATCCTTATTTTGCCGAGATGTGTGCCACGGCGGGCATCACCTTTATCGGCCCTTCTCCCCGTGCCATGCAGCTAATGGGCGCCAAAGCTACGGCCCGGGCCACCATGATGGCGGCGGGGGTACCGGTAGTTCCCGGTTCCGAAGGGGTGGTAAAAGACCTGGATGCCGCCCTGGCCATAGCCAAAGAGATAGGCTATCCCGTGCTGATTAAGGCTTCGGCTGGCGGCGGCGGTCGCGGCATGAGGGTGGCCCAGGGGCCGAAGGAACTGCGCCAGGCCCTGCAGACAGCCCAAAGGGAAGCGGAAGCGGCCTTCGGCGATTCCGAAGTGTATTTGGAGAAATATATAGAAGAACCGCGCCATATTGAGTTCCAAATATTAGGGGATACCGAAGGTAATCTCATCCACCTGGGCGAGCGGGATTGTTCCCTCCAGCGCCGCAACCAGAAAATTCTGGAAGAAGCTCCTTCGGTGGCCCTGACGCCGGAACTGCGGCGGGAAATGGGGGAAGTAGCCCTGAAGGCGGCCAGGGCCGTCGATTATTACAGCACGGGCACGGTGGAGTTTTTATTGGATAAATACGGCCGTTATTACTTCATCGAAATGAACACCAGAATTCAAGTGGAACATCCTGTTACCGAAGCTGTGACGGGCATTGATCTGGTGCAGGAGCAGATTAAAATTGCCGCCGGCGAATCTTTAAAAATCCGCCAGGAGGACGTTGAGATCCGGGGACACGCCATTGAATGCCGCATCAACGCCGAAGACCCGGAACATAATTTCCGGCCGGCCCCGGGACGCATCGAACGCTATCATGTGCCAGGCGGTTTCGGCATCAGGGTGGACAGCGCCGTTTATAGCGGTTACATTATTCCACCTTTCTATGATTCCCTGATTGCCAAGGTCATAGCCTGGGCCCCTGACCGGGACAAAGCCATCAGCCGCATGGCCGGGGCTTTGAAGGAAATGATCATCGAAGGAATACCGACCACCATTCCTTTCCATCAACAAATTCTAGAAAACGCCTTCTTCCGGCGGGGCGAGATTTATACCAATTTCATCCAGAGACGCCTGCTGGCAGGTTAA
- the accB gene encoding acetyl-CoA carboxylase biotin carboxyl carrier protein, producing the protein MLSRLKITDTTLRDGHQSLWATRMTTADMVPILEKIDSVGYHSLEVWGGATFDVCMRFLDEDPWERLRTIKKYVRKTPLQMLLRAQSLVGYQLYPDDVVRAFIARAVANGIDIIRIFDALNDLRNMEVPIEAAKKEGAHVQGTVVYTISPVHTTEHYLKTALELEGMGVDSICIKDMAGLLAPFEAYELVKLFKEKLRIPVQLHSHYIGGLAVGAYLEAARAGVDVVDTASVPLAFGASQPPVETVVRALAGTPYDTGLDLNLLFDIARYFDDLRRELGYERGVTRITDMWVFQHQVPGGMISNLVSQLKEQKAADRIHEVLAEIPRVRADLGYPPLVTPTSQIVGTQAVLNVLTGQRYKIVPGEVKNYVRGLYGRPPAPIDEEVRRIIIGDEEPIQGRPADALPPRLDEARQEIGDLAENEEDVISYALFPQVARKFLEDRRAGRLRPGRRTTKPQVGDKVEAGGKRKMDLKDITQLIKALDETGITELNLESEGVKIVIRRGGNREGYTQVEERRSPEDTPSVQEREDIVEVKAPMVGTFYRAPSPDAPPFVEEGTRVKQGQTLCIIEAMKLMNELAAETSGRVIKILAENGQPVEYGQVLFLIKKE; encoded by the coding sequence ATTTTGAGCCGGCTAAAAATTACCGATACAACCTTACGGGACGGACACCAGAGCCTTTGGGCCACGCGGATGACCACTGCCGATATGGTGCCCATCCTGGAGAAGATCGATAGCGTCGGCTATCATTCCCTGGAGGTCTGGGGCGGCGCCACCTTTGACGTCTGCATGCGTTTCCTGGACGAAGATCCGTGGGAACGCCTGCGGACCATTAAAAAATACGTCCGCAAGACCCCCCTGCAGATGCTCCTCAGGGCCCAGTCCCTGGTTGGTTATCAGCTCTATCCCGATGATGTGGTAAGAGCCTTTATCGCCAGGGCGGTGGCCAACGGCATCGATATCATCCGCATTTTTGACGCCTTAAACGACCTGCGTAATATGGAGGTCCCCATAGAAGCAGCCAAAAAGGAAGGAGCCCACGTCCAGGGAACGGTAGTCTATACCATCAGTCCCGTCCATACCACCGAGCACTACCTTAAAACGGCCCTGGAACTGGAGGGCATGGGCGTGGACTCTATCTGTATTAAAGATATGGCCGGCCTTCTCGCCCCCTTTGAAGCCTATGAGCTGGTGAAGCTTTTTAAAGAAAAGCTCCGCATCCCCGTTCAGCTCCACAGCCACTATATCGGCGGCTTGGCCGTAGGCGCATACCTCGAGGCCGCCCGGGCGGGGGTAGACGTTGTTGATACGGCGTCAGTCCCCCTAGCCTTCGGTGCTTCCCAGCCGCCTGTGGAAACAGTGGTCCGGGCCCTGGCGGGGACGCCTTACGATACCGGCCTGGATTTAAATCTCCTCTTTGACATTGCCCGCTATTTCGACGACCTGCGCCGGGAGTTGGGATACGAACGCGGTGTGACCCGCATCACCGATATGTGGGTCTTCCAGCATCAGGTACCGGGCGGAATGATATCCAACCTGGTAAGCCAGTTGAAGGAACAAAAAGCGGCCGACCGCATTCATGAAGTTCTGGCCGAAATTCCACGGGTGCGAGCCGATCTGGGTTATCCGCCCCTGGTGACGCCCACCAGTCAGATTGTCGGCACCCAGGCAGTACTTAATGTCCTTACGGGACAGCGGTATAAGATTGTACCTGGGGAAGTTAAAAATTACGTCAGGGGCCTTTACGGCCGGCCGCCGGCGCCCATCGACGAAGAAGTACGCCGGATAATCATTGGGGATGAAGAACCCATTCAAGGCCGGCCCGCCGATGCCCTGCCGCCGCGTTTAGATGAAGCCCGACAGGAAATCGGCGATCTGGCCGAGAATGAAGAAGACGTCATCAGTTACGCCTTGTTCCCCCAGGTAGCCCGGAAATTTTTAGAAGATCGCCGCGCCGGACGTTTGCGGCCCGGTCGCCGTACTACAAAACCCCAGGTCGGAGATAAGGTTGAGGCAGGAGGTAAAAGAAAGATGGATCTTAAGGACATCACCCAGCTCATAAAAGCCCTGGACGAAACGGGGATTACCGAACTGAACCTGGAAAGCGAGGGGGTCAAAATCGTCATCCGCCGCGGCGGCAACCGGGAAGGGTATACGCAGGTTGAAGAAAGGCGTAGCCCCGAAGATACACCGTCAGTCCAAGAGCGGGAAGATATAGTTGAAGTCAAGGCACCTATGGTCGGCACTTTCTACCGGGCTCCGTCTCCTGACGCGCCACCCTTCGTCGAAGAGGGTACCAGGGTTAAACAGGGGCAAACCTTGTGTATAATAGAGGCGATGAAGTTAATGAACGAACTGGCGGCGGAAACCTCCGGCCGGGTGATAAAGATCTTGGCTGAAAATGGCCAGCCGGTAGAATACGGCCAAGTCCTCTTTCTAATAAAGAAGGAATAG
- a CDS encoding HEPN domain-containing protein, with translation MIPEALEWLEQAEYDFSTAEAMFKARKYIYSIFMGQLALEKALKAIIVQKTGQAPPKTHKLVYLAEIAQLTMVEDHLKFLGILDAIGPNTRYPKDLEAALKAYSRKVAKEYLAKTREVLECLKSNPILTS, from the coding sequence GTGATACCGGAAGCCCTGGAATGGCTGGAACAAGCTGAATACGATTTTTCCACTGCTGAGGCCATGTTTAAAGCCAGGAAATACATCTATTCCATCTTCATGGGACAGTTAGCTTTAGAAAAAGCTCTTAAAGCCATAATAGTTCAAAAAACAGGACAGGCGCCACCAAAGACCCATAAGCTAGTATACCTGGCAGAAATAGCTCAGTTGACCATGGTAGAAGATCACCTCAAATTTCTCGGAATATTGGATGCTATAGGTCCAAACACCCGCTATCCCAAAGATCTCGAGGCGGCCCTCAAAGCATATTCAAGAAAAGTTGCAAAGGAGTACCTTGCCAAGACAAGGGAGGTGCTAGAATGTCTCAAAAGCAATCCAATATTGACGTCATAA